In Lactobacillus sp. PV012, one genomic interval encodes:
- a CDS encoding cation diffusion facilitator family transporter: protein MDKKSSLAYFWVTVLNILITVAEFIGGALSGSLALLSDAVHNLSDVGSIILAFVANLIARRKRNESKTFGYERAEILAAFTNGIILIIISIFLLVEGIRRFSHPEVIKSGIMLWVALIGLAANVVSMLIVARDAKKSLNARATFLNMMSDALTSIAVVVGAIIIAIWKVEWIDPVLTIAASLFLLNEAYKVTIKAANILMETNPSIDLNEVSKIILKFPEVKNVHHMHVWQYSEDMTMLDAHINVDGKMDAASLDNLYGEIEEKLKTLGINHVTLQAECIRGKNDAMLAERISEGDDCNEN from the coding sequence ATGGATAAAAAATCTAGCTTAGCATATTTTTGGGTAACAGTTTTAAATATTCTGATTACGGTGGCAGAATTTATTGGAGGTGCTCTTTCAGGTTCATTAGCATTGTTATCAGATGCAGTGCATAACTTGAGTGATGTTGGTTCAATAATTTTAGCCTTTGTAGCTAATTTGATTGCTAGAAGAAAAAGAAATGAAAGCAAAACTTTTGGTTATGAACGTGCAGAAATTTTGGCGGCTTTTACCAATGGAATTATTTTGATTATCATTAGTATTTTTTTGCTAGTAGAAGGAATCAGACGTTTTTCTCATCCTGAAGTTATTAAGAGTGGCATCATGCTATGGGTAGCGCTAATTGGGTTAGCAGCTAATGTGGTTTCGATGTTGATAGTGGCAAGGGATGCAAAGAAAAGTTTAAATGCACGGGCAACTTTTTTAAATATGATGTCAGATGCATTGACAAGTATTGCTGTAGTGGTAGGAGCAATTATAATCGCAATTTGGAAAGTAGAATGGATTGATCCGGTATTAACAATTGCAGCTTCATTATTTTTACTGAATGAAGCATATAAAGTTACAATCAAGGCAGCTAATATTTTAATGGAGACCAACCCTAGCATTGATTTAAATGAAGTAAGTAAGATAATTTTAAAGTTTCCAGAAGTTAAAAATGTTCATCACATGCACGTTTGGCAATATTCTGAAGATATGACCATGCTGGATGCCCACATTAATGTCGATGGTAAAATGGATGCTGCAAGTTTAGATAATCTTTATGGTGAAATTGAAGAAAAACTCAAAACTTTGGGAATAAACCACGTAACTTTACAAGCAGAATGTATTCGCGGAAAAAACGATGCAATGTTAGCTGAGAGAATAAGTGAAGGAGACGATTGTAATGAAAATTGA
- a CDS encoding 2,3-bisphosphoglycerate-dependent phosphoglycerate mutase, whose amino-acid sequence MAKLVLVRHGESVANAENVYTGWNDVALSKKGILQAKEAGRIISNLKDFSPTHIHTSLLSRAIITANIIAEIGGFLWLPITKTWRLNERHYGALKGINKEESKRIFGIEQVKEWRRGFDSVPPKLENNSPDRRYQFLDPKLIPRAESLHQTQKRLMPYFEDQIAPYLVAGQDQLIVAHGSSLRALIKKLENIDNHEILNLEVPNAQPIVYEFDKQLNIKDKKIFS is encoded by the coding sequence GTGGCAAAATTAGTTTTGGTAAGACATGGCGAGAGTGTGGCAAATGCAGAAAACGTCTATACAGGATGGAATGATGTTGCATTAAGTAAAAAAGGAATTTTACAAGCAAAAGAAGCAGGAAGAATTATCAGCAACTTAAAGGACTTCTCACCTACCCATATTCACACTTCTTTGTTATCGCGAGCAATTATTACTGCCAATATTATTGCGGAAATTGGGGGCTTTTTGTGGCTCCCAATTACTAAAACATGGCGCTTAAATGAAAGACACTATGGGGCACTCAAAGGAATTAATAAAGAAGAATCAAAACGAATTTTTGGGATTGAACAAGTAAAAGAATGGCGACGTGGGTTTGATAGTGTACCACCCAAATTAGAAAATAATTCCCCAGACCGTCGTTATCAATTTTTAGATCCAAAATTAATTCCTAGAGCTGAAAGTTTGCACCAAACTCAAAAAAGATTAATGCCCTATTTTGAAGATCAAATTGCTCCTTACTTGGTAGCTGGTCAGGATCAATTAATTGTTGCTCATGGCTCAAGTTTAAGAGCCTTGATTAAAAAGTTAGAGAACATAGATAATCATGAAATTTTAAACCTAGAAGTTCCTAATGCCCAACCAATAGTTTATGAATTTGATAAGCAGTTAAATATTAAAGATAAAAAGATTTTTTCTTAA
- a CDS encoding AAA family ATPase yields MRKIFLLRGAPGSGKSSFIARHHLQPYAISRDEVRLLLADLTVFYEKKYDYLHQVVPRYANKKATALVDEFVEEKMKRGETVIVDGTHITPESIEHFKPWVDKYHYELFVVDLMYHNTLDGLLRRNRTRMHYDWVKPEVVKMMYNEYIAHPEIPDWAFSILPTGMEHALSQKEKNLDHYAHVICVPDKVKPEHFPSVHISNFYFSFNDKFNAEYGTYRNVIPLAKTAQEAIKDFKLPFFVFKFHRKHFLISAYPIRNEMLDPIRKVKGVWSYSTGLYNIGDFVKEFPENKHQHVHQFNLSKIDPTRLLHIW; encoded by the coding sequence ATGCGTAAAATATTTTTATTGAGGGGAGCACCGGGTTCTGGCAAATCTTCTTTTATTGCTCGCCACCATCTACAACCATACGCAATTTCTCGTGATGAAGTACGTTTGCTTTTAGCAGATTTAACAGTATTTTATGAAAAAAAGTATGATTATCTTCATCAAGTAGTACCACGCTACGCTAATAAAAAGGCAACTGCTTTAGTTGATGAATTTGTAGAAGAAAAAATGAAGCGTGGGGAAACTGTGATAGTAGATGGAACTCATATTACGCCGGAATCAATTGAACACTTTAAGCCTTGGGTGGATAAATATCATTATGAATTGTTTGTGGTAGATTTGATGTATCACAATACTTTAGATGGATTACTACGTCGCAATCGGACACGAATGCATTATGATTGGGTTAAGCCAGAAGTGGTTAAAATGATGTATAACGAATACATTGCACATCCAGAAATTCCAGATTGGGCCTTTTCAATTTTACCAACGGGGATGGAACACGCTTTAAGTCAAAAAGAAAAAAATCTTGACCATTATGCCCATGTAATTTGTGTCCCAGATAAGGTAAAACCTGAACATTTTCCTAGTGTTCATATTTCGAATTTTTATTTTTCATTTAATGATAAATTTAACGCAGAGTATGGAACTTATCGAAATGTAATTCCTTTAGCTAAGACAGCTCAAGAAGCTATTAAAGATTTTAAATTACCATTTTTTGTGTTTAAATTTCATCGAAAGCACTTTTTGATTTCTGCTTATCCAATTCGTAATGAGATGTTAGATCCAATCAGAAAGGTTAAAGGTGTTTGGAGCTATTCCACAGGTTTATATAATATTGGAGATTTTGTTAAGGAATTTCCAGAGAATAAGCATCAACATGTTCATCAATTCAATTTATCAAAAATTGATCCAACCCGCTTATTGCACATTTGGTAA
- the pepC gene encoding aminopeptidase C, whose protein sequence is MTKEITSDKIKNFKKDFKSSRSNRIASRAAQENGIYKASQSLETKINLEPTFSIEIDTGKVANQKQSGRCWMFSALNTMRHSIQKEFKIKDFELSQNYTNFWDKFEKSNWFFENVIETADKDLDDRKVAFLFTTPQQDGGQWDMLCGIIEKYGIVPKSAYPETANATNSRALNDTLNTLLRKDGLELRKMVQEGKSDEEIQNRKDEMLEEVYRILAISLGVPPTTFDFEYRDDDKNFHRDPNLTPQDFFKKYVGWDLSQYISTINAPTEDKPFHKVFSVEYLGNVKGGRQVRHLNLPIDEMKNLIIEQLKNGEVVWFGSNVVKDSERQAGLLDTKLYRRDELFNVDFDMSKADRLNSGESLMDHAMVITGVDLVDGKPTKWKIENSWGEKPGFKGYFVMSDDWFDNFVYQAVINKKYLSEDLKKAFEEGSKNPIQLSPWDPMGALATKF, encoded by the coding sequence ATGACAAAAGAAATCACATCTGACAAGATTAAAAACTTTAAAAAAGATTTTAAGTCTAGTCGTTCTAATCGAATTGCCAGCCGTGCCGCTCAAGAAAACGGTATTTATAAGGCCAGCCAAAGTTTAGAAACTAAGATCAACTTAGAACCTACATTTTCAATTGAAATCGACACTGGAAAAGTTGCTAATCAAAAACAATCTGGACGCTGCTGGATGTTTAGTGCTTTGAACACAATGCGTCACTCAATTCAAAAAGAATTTAAGATCAAGGATTTTGAATTATCTCAAAACTACACTAACTTTTGGGATAAATTTGAAAAATCTAACTGGTTCTTTGAAAATGTCATTGAAACTGCAGATAAAGATTTAGATGACCGTAAGGTAGCATTTTTATTTACTACTCCACAACAAGATGGTGGGCAATGGGATATGCTCTGTGGAATTATTGAAAAATATGGTATTGTACCAAAATCTGCTTATCCTGAAACTGCCAATGCCACTAATTCTCGTGCTTTAAATGACACTTTAAATACTTTACTTCGTAAAGACGGACTTGAATTACGTAAAATGGTTCAAGAGGGTAAATCAGATGAAGAAATCCAAAATCGCAAAGATGAAATGCTAGAAGAAGTTTATCGAATTTTGGCAATTTCTTTGGGAGTGCCACCTACTACCTTCGATTTTGAATATCGCGATGATGATAAAAACTTCCACCGTGATCCTAACTTAACCCCACAAGATTTCTTTAAAAAGTATGTTGGCTGGGATTTAAGTCAATACATCTCAACTATTAACGCACCTACAGAAGATAAACCATTCCATAAGGTTTTCTCAGTTGAATATTTAGGAAATGTTAAAGGTGGACGTCAAGTTCGTCACTTGAACTTACCAATTGATGAAATGAAAAACCTAATTATTGAACAATTAAAAAATGGTGAAGTTGTTTGGTTTGGTTCTAACGTTGTTAAAGATTCAGAACGTCAAGCAGGTTTACTAGATACCAAATTATATCGACGTGACGAGCTATTCAACGTTGACTTTGATATGTCAAAAGCTGATCGTTTGAACTCTGGCGAATCCTTAATGGATCATGCAATGGTAATCACCGGCGTAGACTTAGTTGATGGTAAACCTACTAAATGGAAGATTGAAAACTCATGGGGTGAAAAACCTGGTTTTAAAGGCTACTTTGTAATGAGTGATGATTGGTTTGATAATTTTGTTTATCAAGCTGTTATTAACAAAAAATACCTCTCTGAAGATTTAAAGAAAGCCTTTGAAGAAGGCAGTAAAAATCCTATTCAACTTTCTCCATGGGATCCAATGGGTGCTTTGGCAACTAAATTTTAA
- a CDS encoding dUTP diphosphatase: MHKRGFEIVSKYKDANLTLPRRQTIASAGYDFEAAQDVVIPSIWRFNFVRIFRLIRNHHEVNEHDCKLAAEILRPFLVPTGIKCYMPDDEVLILANRSSNTFKRNVTLPNGIGVIDSDYYNNENNEGEIYFQLLNYGVKPLKIKKGERIGQGIFLPYLKADNDEPIIRKRDGGFGSSGLGRNS; the protein is encoded by the coding sequence ATGCATAAAAGAGGATTTGAAATTGTCTCAAAGTATAAGGATGCTAATCTAACATTGCCTAGACGCCAAACTATTGCTAGTGCAGGATATGATTTTGAAGCGGCGCAAGATGTGGTGATCCCTTCAATTTGGCGCTTTAATTTTGTGCGGATTTTTAGATTAATTAGAAATCACCATGAAGTAAATGAGCATGACTGCAAATTAGCAGCAGAGATCTTAAGACCTTTTTTGGTACCGACAGGAATAAAATGTTATATGCCAGACGATGAAGTGTTAATCTTAGCTAATCGTTCATCGAATACTTTTAAAAGAAATGTGACTTTACCAAATGGAATTGGTGTAATTGATAGTGACTATTATAATAATGAAAATAATGAAGGAGAAATTTATTTTCAGCTATTAAATTATGGGGTTAAACCTCTAAAAATAAAAAAGGGTGAACGTATTGGACAGGGAATTTTTCTCCCTTATTTAAAAGCAGATAATGATGAGCCAATTATTAGAAAAAGAGATGGTGGATTTGGTTCTTCTGGATTAGGAAGGAATAGTTAA
- the radA gene encoding DNA repair protein RadA translates to MAKVKTQYKCRSCGYISASYLGRCPNCGAWNQFEKESIQSSKTSTKATPSRLMTKVGLNEPVKLNEVKAEKETRIKTEFEELNRVLGGGIVPGSLVLIGGDPGIGKSTLMLQIMGAIAKKHKVLYVSGEESASQIKMRADRLNVAESGMLLYPETNMENIRHQIDEIKPKFLVIDSIQTMNEPSLDSVVGSAAQVKEVTNELMKIAKNDEITVFVVGHVTKEGAIAGPKILEHMVDTVLYFEGDGHHAYRMLRSVKNRFGATNEMGMFEMENEGLKEVTNPSEIFLDERLPDSTGSAIVVSLEGTRPIMADIQALVAPTAFGYAKRTTSGLDYNRVALLLAVLEKRGNLMLQNQDAFLTATGGIKLNEPAIDLAIAMAVASSYKNEGIPATDCFVGEIGLTGEVRRVNQIQARVNEAAKIGFKRIFIPRHNLSTDLKNRTDIEVIGISSLAQALKLVFG, encoded by the coding sequence ATGGCAAAAGTTAAAACTCAATATAAATGTAGAAGTTGTGGATATATTTCTGCCTCATATTTGGGGCGTTGTCCTAATTGTGGGGCCTGGAATCAGTTTGAAAAAGAAAGTATTCAAAGCTCTAAGACTTCTACTAAAGCAACTCCCAGTCGTTTAATGACCAAAGTAGGATTAAATGAGCCAGTAAAACTTAATGAAGTAAAGGCAGAAAAAGAAACACGAATTAAGACAGAATTTGAAGAGTTAAATCGGGTTTTAGGTGGAGGAATTGTGCCGGGATCACTTGTACTAATTGGTGGAGATCCAGGAATTGGTAAGTCGACTTTAATGTTACAAATCATGGGTGCAATTGCAAAGAAACACAAAGTTTTGTATGTTTCAGGAGAAGAGTCAGCAAGTCAAATTAAGATGAGAGCTGATCGTTTAAATGTGGCTGAGTCGGGGATGCTTTTGTACCCAGAGACAAATATGGAAAATATTCGGCATCAGATTGATGAAATAAAGCCGAAATTTTTAGTAATTGATTCTATTCAAACGATGAACGAACCGAGTCTTGATTCGGTGGTAGGATCAGCTGCCCAGGTCAAAGAAGTTACCAATGAATTAATGAAGATTGCAAAAAATGATGAAATTACAGTTTTTGTAGTTGGACATGTGACCAAGGAAGGGGCAATTGCTGGGCCAAAGATTTTAGAACATATGGTAGATACTGTTTTGTATTTTGAAGGAGATGGGCATCATGCTTATCGAATGTTACGGTCTGTAAAAAATCGTTTTGGAGCCACTAATGAAATGGGGATGTTTGAAATGGAAAATGAAGGATTAAAAGAAGTAACTAATCCGTCAGAAATTTTCCTAGATGAACGTTTACCTGATTCAACTGGTTCAGCAATTGTAGTGTCGTTAGAAGGAACAAGGCCCATTATGGCTGATATTCAGGCATTAGTAGCGCCCACTGCTTTTGGTTATGCCAAAAGGACTACTTCTGGACTTGATTATAATCGTGTTGCCCTTTTGTTAGCTGTGCTTGAAAAAAGAGGTAACTTAATGTTACAGAATCAAGATGCTTTTTTAACGGCAACAGGTGGAATTAAATTAAATGAACCAGCAATTGATTTAGCTATTGCAATGGCAGTGGCTTCTAGTTATAAAAATGAAGGAATTCCTGCAACAGATTGCTTTGTGGGAGAAATCGGCTTGACGGGTGAAGTTAGAAGAGTCAATCAAATTCAAGCAAGAGTTAATGAAGCCGCAAAGATAGGCTTTAAACGAATTTTTATTCCCCGTCATAATTTATCAACTGACCTTAAAAATCGAACCGATATTGAAGTAATAGGAATTTCAAGTTTAGCCCAAGCTTTAAAGCTAGTTTTTGGATAA
- the gltX gene encoding glutamate--tRNA ligase: MAKKKIRVRYAPSPTGHLHIGNARTALFNYLFARHNKGKMILRIEDTDQKRNVEGGSKSQMENLHWLGIDWDEGPDIGGDYGPYRQSERKDIYNKYIQQLLDEGKAYYSYKTEEELEEQREEQRAMGIAPHYVYEYEGMTADEIKQAQEKAAAKGITPVVRIHIPEHRTYAWDDMVKGKVSFESDTIGGDFVIQKRDGMPTYNFAVVIDDHLMEITHVLRGDDHVANTPKQLVVYEALGWDAPKFGHMTLIINSETGKKLSKRDESVLQFIEQYRELGYLPDAMFNFITLLGWSPVGESEIFSKRELIKSFDPDRLSKSPAAFDQKKLEWINNQYVKNADRDVLLDLALNNLQQAGRVGEEISPEKMEWIRQLVNIYAVQMSYTQQIVDFSKIFFEEEPKLTAEEIEEIKNDDARPVIEEFKKQLDLIPRFTAVQVMNAIQATRKQTGVKGRKLFMPIRIAATRSMVGPGIGEALELMGKDKAMKHIDLTLKQLDEENI, from the coding sequence TTGGCTAAGAAAAAGATTCGTGTACGTTATGCACCAAGTCCTACTGGACACTTACATATTGGTAATGCACGTACTGCATTATTTAATTATTTGTTTGCACGTCATAACAAAGGAAAAATGATCCTTCGAATTGAAGATACTGACCAAAAACGTAATGTTGAAGGTGGATCTAAATCTCAAATGGAGAATCTTCATTGGCTTGGGATTGATTGGGATGAAGGTCCAGATATTGGTGGAGATTACGGCCCATATAGACAGTCTGAAAGAAAAGATATCTATAACAAATACATTCAGCAATTACTTGATGAAGGTAAAGCATACTATTCTTATAAGACTGAAGAAGAACTTGAAGAGCAACGTGAAGAACAACGTGCAATGGGAATTGCCCCTCATTATGTTTATGAATATGAAGGCATGACTGCAGATGAAATTAAGCAAGCTCAAGAAAAGGCAGCCGCAAAAGGTATTACTCCTGTCGTAAGAATTCATATTCCAGAACATCGAACTTATGCATGGGATGATATGGTTAAAGGAAAAGTTTCTTTTGAATCAGATACTATTGGTGGCGATTTTGTTATTCAAAAGCGTGACGGAATGCCAACTTATAACTTTGCTGTAGTAATAGATGATCACTTAATGGAAATTACTCATGTTTTACGTGGGGATGACCATGTGGCTAATACTCCTAAGCAATTGGTAGTATATGAAGCGCTTGGATGGGATGCACCTAAATTTGGTCATATGACATTGATCATTAATTCTGAAACTGGTAAGAAACTTTCAAAACGTGATGAATCAGTTCTCCAATTTATTGAACAATATCGTGAACTTGGTTATTTACCAGATGCAATGTTCAATTTTATAACTTTGCTTGGTTGGTCACCTGTTGGAGAAAGCGAAATTTTTTCAAAGAGAGAATTAATTAAATCTTTTGACCCAGATCGTCTTTCTAAGTCACCAGCTGCTTTTGACCAAAAGAAATTAGAGTGGATTAACAATCAATATGTAAAGAATGCTGATCGTGATGTATTGTTAGATTTAGCTTTAAATAATTTGCAACAAGCAGGTCGTGTAGGTGAAGAAATCAGTCCAGAAAAAATGGAATGGATTCGTCAGTTAGTGAATATTTATGCTGTTCAAATGTCTTATACTCAACAAATTGTTGATTTTTCTAAAATTTTCTTTGAAGAAGAACCAAAGCTTACTGCAGAAGAAATTGAAGAAATTAAAAATGATGATGCTCGTCCAGTAATTGAAGAATTCAAGAAACAACTTGATTTAATTCCTCGTTTCACTGCTGTTCAAGTTATGAATGCAATTCAAGCTACTCGTAAACAAACTGGGGTAAAGGGAAGAAAACTCTTTATGCCAATTAGAATTGCTGCTACTCGTTCAATGGTGGGACCTGGAATTGGAGAAGCCCTTGAATTAATGGGTAAAGATAAAGCAATGAAGCACATTGATTTGACTTTAAAGCAATTGGATGAAGAAAATATTTAG
- the cysS gene encoding cysteine--tRNA ligase translates to MKIYNTLTRQKEEFKPLVAGKVSMYVCGPTVYNYIHIGNARSVIAFDTIRRYLEYKGYNVNYVSNFTDVDDKMINEARAENITVPELADRFIEAYLEDTKALNIKDATLHPRATHEIKDIISFVQDLIDKGYAYEVDGDVYYRAKKFKNYGKLSDKNIAQLEEGASEHISDAEQDKKEDPIDFALWKAQKQTDEIAWDSPWGKGRPGWHIECSVMSTKYLGDSIDIHGGGQDLEFPHHENEIAQSEIKTGKKFVNYWMHNGFVTVGKKQEKMSKSLHNFVTVHDLLKKVDPQVLRFYMSSVQYRRPINYSEDGLTQAKTILERYQTVLRNMADRLADKTAGEEATDFLKTVNLAKEKFEKEMDDDFNVQNALSVMYDFVTEINSHLQKNKVDKEALQQAYNLLKQWLLIFGVEFAENSNSVDNDEILALIAERNQARENKDWAKSDELRDKLKEKGIILEDTPQGTRWHHA, encoded by the coding sequence GTGAAAATTTATAATACCTTAACCCGGCAGAAGGAAGAATTTAAACCTTTAGTGGCTGGAAAAGTAAGCATGTATGTTTGTGGGCCAACGGTTTACAACTATATTCACATTGGTAACGCAAGAAGTGTAATTGCTTTTGATACAATTAGACGCTACCTTGAATATAAAGGCTACAATGTAAATTACGTCTCTAATTTTACAGATGTTGATGACAAAATGATTAATGAAGCTAGAGCAGAAAATATTACTGTTCCAGAACTAGCAGATAGATTTATTGAAGCTTATTTAGAGGATACAAAAGCATTAAATATTAAAGATGCTACTCTTCATCCCCGTGCTACTCATGAAATCAAAGACATTATTTCCTTTGTGCAAGATTTAATTGATAAGGGATATGCTTATGAAGTTGATGGGGATGTATACTATCGTGCAAAGAAATTTAAAAATTATGGAAAATTAAGCGATAAAAATATTGCACAACTTGAAGAAGGAGCCTCTGAGCATATTTCAGATGCTGAGCAAGATAAGAAAGAAGATCCGATTGACTTTGCTCTTTGGAAAGCACAAAAACAAACAGATGAAATTGCTTGGGACTCACCATGGGGTAAGGGACGACCAGGCTGGCATATTGAATGTTCAGTAATGAGCACCAAATACTTAGGTGATAGCATTGATATTCATGGTGGAGGTCAAGATCTTGAGTTTCCTCATCATGAAAATGAAATCGCACAAAGTGAAATAAAAACAGGTAAAAAGTTTGTAAATTATTGGATGCATAATGGATTTGTAACTGTAGGTAAAAAGCAAGAAAAGATGTCAAAATCTTTGCATAATTTTGTGACAGTACATGATCTGTTGAAAAAAGTTGATCCTCAAGTATTACGTTTTTACATGTCTAGTGTGCAGTATCGTCGTCCTATTAATTATTCTGAAGATGGTTTGACGCAGGCAAAAACGATTTTGGAGCGGTATCAAACAGTTTTAAGAAATATGGCTGATCGTTTAGCTGACAAGACAGCAGGAGAAGAAGCAACTGACTTTTTGAAAACTGTAAATTTAGCAAAAGAAAAATTTGAAAAAGAAATGGATGACGACTTTAACGTTCAAAATGCTTTGAGTGTTATGTATGATTTTGTGACAGAAATTAACAGTCATTTACAAAAAAACAAAGTTGATAAAGAAGCTTTGCAACAAGCTTACAATCTCTTAAAGCAATGGCTTTTAATTTTTGGAGTAGAGTTTGCAGAAAATAGTAATTCGGTTGATAACGATGAAATCCTTGCCTTAATAGCTGAGAGAAATCAAGCCAGAGAGAATAAAGATTGGGCTAAAAGTGACGAATTGCGTGATAAATTAAAGGAAAAAGGAATTATTTTAGAGGACACTCCTCAGGGAACGAGGTGGCACCATGCCTAA
- a CDS encoding Mini-ribonuclease 3, producing the protein MPKPKKLVEKKVDPYTTSSLTLAYLGDGVYEAYIRRHLVKSGIVRPQKLQRTATHYVSAKAQADLITKMEEDGMLANDELDIYHRGRNAKSHTHAKNTSLATYRLSTGFEALIGYLDLAGKDERVKELCEWCIYQVEHGEKNE; encoded by the coding sequence ATGCCTAAGCCTAAAAAGTTAGTTGAAAAAAAGGTTGATCCTTATACCACTAGTTCCTTAACCCTAGCTTATTTGGGGGATGGTGTTTATGAAGCCTATATCCGTCGTCATTTAGTTAAAAGTGGTATCGTTCGGCCTCAAAAATTACAAAGAACTGCAACACATTATGTGTCAGCTAAAGCCCAAGCAGATTTGATCACTAAAATGGAAGAGGATGGAATGTTGGCTAATGATGAGTTAGATATCTATCATCGTGGTCGAAATGCCAAAAGCCATACCCACGCTAAAAATACATCATTAGCTACTTATCGATTATCAACTGGCTTTGAGGCTTTAATTGGTTATTTAGATTTAGCTGGCAAAGATGAGAGAGTAAAAGAATTATGTGAATGGTGTATTTATCAGGTTGAACATGGAGAAAAAAATGAGTGA
- the rlmB gene encoding 23S rRNA (guanosine(2251)-2'-O)-methyltransferase RlmB: MSENKEDFVFGRHAGIDFLKTQDAEKINKVFLQKGIHEDFANQVYQLAKKKNLVVQETPKNKLDQLTNQGNHQGLVLAIASFEYANLDELLDKFDEEGKEPFLLMLDSIEDPHNLGSILRTSDATGVDAVIIPKRRASGLTSVVAKTSTGAIDHVPVARVNNLVQTTKVLKKRGFWFFGTAMEGIDYRRWDAQGKSVLVIGNEGKGISPLLLKQMDQTLTIPMVGHVQSLNASVATGVLLYQMFNSRHPLN; this comes from the coding sequence ATGAGTGAAAATAAAGAAGATTTTGTTTTTGGACGTCATGCAGGAATTGATTTTTTAAAAACGCAAGATGCTGAAAAAATAAATAAAGTTTTTTTACAAAAGGGTATTCACGAAGATTTTGCTAATCAAGTTTATCAGTTAGCTAAGAAAAAGAATTTAGTTGTTCAAGAAACACCTAAAAATAAACTTGATCAATTAACTAATCAAGGTAATCACCAGGGGTTAGTTTTAGCGATTGCTTCTTTTGAATATGCAAATTTAGATGAATTACTTGATAAATTTGATGAAGAAGGGAAAGAACCTTTTTTATTAATGCTAGATTCTATAGAAGATCCTCATAATTTGGGCTCAATTTTAAGAACAAGTGATGCTACAGGTGTTGATGCGGTAATTATTCCTAAGCGTCGTGCTAGTGGCTTAACATCAGTGGTAGCTAAAACTTCAACAGGAGCAATTGATCATGTACCAGTTGCTCGTGTAAATAATTTAGTACAAACAACTAAAGTATTGAAAAAAAGAGGCTTTTGGTTCTTTGGCACAGCGATGGAAGGAATAGATTATCGACGTTGGGATGCCCAAGGTAAAAGTGTCTTGGTAATTGGAAATGAAGGTAAAGGAATTTCACCTTTATTACTAAAACAAATGGATCAAACTTTAACGATTCCAATGGTTGGCCATGTTCAATCATTAAATGCGAGTGTTGCTACAGGGGTATTACTTTACCAAATGTTTAACAGTCGTCACCCATTAAATTAA
- a CDS encoding sigma-70 family RNA polymerase sigma factor, with protein MKLEERHDEELILLVRERNSEALKELMKRYQGVAINVQKRFYLRSYDYQDWNQDSLLICYQSCKKYDFERGGKFGSFFKTNLVNHACSLLRHEMAKIREPYRKALSYELMVDDGIIQEEGSLLQLIPNSKILNEYVSSLSGLEVLALLHHLGKLDEDKLTEVTKSQLQQAKHRCKKKLERLLFNMED; from the coding sequence TTGAAATTAGAAGAAAGACACGATGAAGAATTAATTCTCTTAGTAAGGGAAAGAAATAGCGAAGCTTTAAAAGAATTAATGAAGAGATATCAGGGAGTAGCAATTAATGTGCAGAAAAGATTCTATCTACGTTCATATGATTATCAAGATTGGAATCAAGATTCACTTTTGATATGCTATCAAAGTTGTAAAAAATACGATTTTGAAAGAGGCGGTAAATTTGGTTCCTTTTTTAAGACAAATTTGGTAAATCATGCATGCTCACTATTACGTCATGAAATGGCAAAGATAAGAGAACCATATCGGAAGGCATTATCTTATGAATTAATGGTTGATGATGGAATAATCCAAGAAGAAGGTTCACTCCTACAGTTAATACCAAATAGTAAGATTCTTAATGAATATGTGTCAAGTCTATCAGGCTTGGAAGTATTAGCTTTACTCCATCATTTAGGAAAACTAGATGAGGACAAATTAACTGAGGTAACAAAAAGTCAATTGCAACAGGCTAAGCATCGTTGTAAAAAGAAGCTTGAACGGTTATTATTTAATATGGAAGATTAA